The DNA segment CCCCGTGAATAGGATCCGGAGATTCATGCTTCCAAGACAAGAAAATTGAGATTAAAGGGCTTATGTTGCCCCGGAGTATTGTATAATGTCCTGTATCCTGTGACTCCGATGAAACCCTCAACAATAAAAAAAATCTGCGATTTGTCAGGATACAATTTTGAGCGTATACTATTAAAGTAAAGGATTGAAAGAAGGGTTGTCATGGCAAAGAAGATTATTGGATCCATAAAGCTTCAGGTTAAAGGGGGACAGGCCAATCCGTCCCCACCCATAGGGCCTGCGCTGGGTCAGCATGGGGTGAATATTGCAGAGTTTTGCAAGGCATTCAATGCCAGGACCCAAGACCAGACAGGCACTGTCATTCCGGTCATCATCACCATATATGCGGACAGATCTTTCTCTTTTATTACCAAGACACCTCCTGCCGCAGTGTTGCTAAAGCAGGTTGCCAAAATTGCCAAAGGGTCGCCCGAGCCAAACCGGCAAAAGGTCGGGTCTGTCACGCGAAAACAGGTAGAGGAGATTGCGAAGGTCAAGCTTGAAGACCTCAATGCAATCGATCTGGCCGGCGCCGTCAAGATTATTGAGGGAACTGCAAGAAGTATGGGCATTACAGTGACCTGATGGGGTGTTTTGAAGTTTTGTCAGCTTTCAAATTATATTATGGTTTGTTGAGGCTATCCCCAAGTTAAGCAAAGAAGGAAATGAAATATGGCCAGGAATGGGAAAAAATATAAAGAGATGGTTCAGAAAATCGACAGGCTGAAGAGATACTCCTTTCAGGAGGCAGTTCAGCTGGCAATTGAATGCACCTATGCCAAGTTTGATGAGAGCGTGGAGCTTG comes from the Deltaproteobacteria bacterium genome and includes:
- the rplK gene encoding 50S ribosomal protein L11, encoding MAKKIIGSIKLQVKGGQANPSPPIGPALGQHGVNIAEFCKAFNARTQDQTGTVIPVIITIYADRSFSFITKTPPAAVLLKQVAKIAKGSPEPNRQKVGSVTRKQVEEIAKVKLEDLNAIDLAGAVKIIEGTARSMGITVT